Part of the Paludisphaera borealis genome, TACTCGTTGTAGAGCCGCAGCATCTCGGGGATCTCTCCCACGCAGGGGCCGCACCAGGTCGCCCAGAAATCGACCACGACGACCTTGCCCCGCAGATCTTTCATCGCAACCCGACGTCCCGAGATCGCGTCGTTGAATTCCAGCTCGAACGGCTCGCCGATGCGGTCGCGCCGCCGATTCTCCCCCTGGACCATCCGCCCGTAGAACGAGTCGGGATAGTCCCGCACGGCCTGATTCAACAGCGAGCTGCGCTGGATGAAGAGAAACGCGGCGTCGGCGGCGCAGAGCAGCGCCAGGCACCCGACGAATCCAAGAACGCCTGTCCGTAGAGTTGACGCCACGGGTTCGGTCGTCTCCGCGCGACGACGGCGGACGGCGATCAGCACCCACGCTGAGGCCAAGGCAAGAGCTGCGGCCAGGGCCGCTCGCCGGCTCAAGACGACGCTCTGGATATCGGGGAGGAGGAAGTACGCGAGCCAGGAACCGATCATCATCGCTCGATTCCGCAGTTCGTTGTCGTTGGTTATACCGTTGGTTTTCTGGATGGTTTCGAGGATGATCCGACTCAAGCCGTCGTCGGACGCGAGCCGGACGCCGCAGGCCGCGACCGCAAGGATTGCGAGCGCCGCCAGGCCCAGCCGGAAGAGGAATCTCAAGAGAGATTTCCAGCCCCGCCGCTTGATCAGCAGCAGTCCACAGACCACGACCAAAGCCGCCGCCAAGCCAAGGCGAATGTATCCCGTGGTTTGCAGTCGCGTGGCGGCCTGGTAGAGCGAGCCCGCCGCTCGCTTGTCCCCCTCCATCTCCCGAGCGTAGTACCGGGCGAGAGACGCCGCCGCCGGCCCATCGATGTGCTCTTGAAGACGAATGATGCTTTGATAGTAAAGTGCGTCTTTCTTCAACTCAGGGTCTTTCGTCGTGCCGAGCACGAACCGGACCTCGTCGATCGCCTCGGGCTTCCTTTGGGCGTAGCTCAGCGAGAGCCACCGATCGAGCATATGACGATAACCACGTATGTCGTCGGGATACGCCGTCCTCAACTCCAGGACGAGTCCGGCGATCACCCCGTGGACTTGGAGGAACACATCATGCATCAGCGGCCGTCGAGCCGTCGCCAACCGCGCTTCCAGCTCCTTCACGATCTCGTCGGCCGGTCGGTGATGGGCGGGCTTGACGGCCTCGACCCGCGATACGGCGGCGGGTGGCGACGCCGGATCTTCCTCTCCGCCGCGCGACCCGGCCCCGGCCACGACGCCGGGGATCACCACGGCGGTGGAGGC contains:
- a CDS encoding sigma-70 family RNA polymerase sigma factor yields the protein MANARSSHLLHQVGRLFGAGVSGGLTDAQLLERFAARCVASVDARSNAEAAFEVLVARHGPMVLGVCRRALTDPNELEDAFQATFLVLVRRANSVRVDDSLGRWLHGVAFRIAAKARSRSQRIRVCNIDLAVEPTASAFAADQSDLFAALDKEVRRLPEKYRAPVVLCHLEGLSHAEAADRLRWPVGTVSGRLSRARALLKDRLVRSGHSPTAGAMGILLTPAAARIAVPECLAAATVRAAIGLTTTGKGGAGVASTAAVSLMNEVLRAAVAFKLKVGAAVLLAIASTAVVIPGVVAGAGSRGGEEDPASPPAAVSRVEAVKPAHHRPADEIVKELEARLATARRPLMHDVFLQVHGVIAGLVLELRTAYPDDIRGYRHMLDRWLSLSYAQRKPEAIDEVRFVLGTTKDPELKKDALYYQSIIRLQEHIDGPAAASLARYYAREMEGDKRAAGSLYQAATRLQTTGYIRLGLAAALVVVCGLLLIKRRGWKSLLRFLFRLGLAALAILAVAACGVRLASDDGLSRIILETIQKTNGITNDNELRNRAMMIGSWLAYFLLPDIQSVVLSRRAALAAALALASAWVLIAVRRRRAETTEPVASTLRTGVLGFVGCLALLCAADAAFLFIQRSSLLNQAVRDYPDSFYGRMVQGENRRRDRIGEPFELEFNDAISGRRVAMKDLRGKVVVVDFWATWCGPCVGEIPEMLRLYNEYHDRGVEFIGVSHDAPVEDGGLDALKTFVAERKIPWPQYYQGHDNHRIVAGEPTDDFSESWGISGIPTVFVVDAEGKLHSTEARGRLETLLPRLLKER